A genome region from Caldalkalibacillus uzonensis includes the following:
- a CDS encoding carbohydrate ABC transporter permease — translation MNSMIITVIPVLTQVFLCTLLGYIFAKKRFKGKEVIFWLMMAMVMVPKQLLIIPNYILYSWFNWINTLYPMIVPELWGIMGVFLLRQYMQSIPRELEEAAYMDGAGDFRIFFSIIMPLSAPAMAVVGTFAFISNWNDFFTPLIFTTQEHMFPLTVGMASLLDREGSFGVQMAVATVSFIPSFLIFLFFQKYFTEGISLSGIKT, via the coding sequence ATGAATTCGATGATCATCACCGTCATCCCGGTCCTGACACAAGTATTTCTTTGCACTTTGCTAGGCTATATTTTTGCTAAAAAAAGATTCAAAGGAAAAGAGGTGATTTTTTGGCTCATGATGGCCATGGTCATGGTTCCTAAACAGCTTTTAATTATTCCGAACTATATCTTGTACAGCTGGTTTAACTGGATCAATACGCTCTATCCTATGATTGTGCCTGAATTATGGGGCATTATGGGGGTCTTCCTATTGAGGCAATATATGCAGTCCATACCAAGAGAATTGGAAGAGGCAGCTTATATGGATGGGGCCGGAGATTTTCGTATCTTTTTTTCCATCATCATGCCTTTGTCTGCTCCGGCCATGGCGGTCGTGGGGACGTTTGCATTTATCAGTAACTGGAATGACTTCTTTACCCCACTCATTTTTACGACACAAGAGCACATGTTTCCTTTGACGGTCGGTATGGCCTCATTATTGGACAGAGAAGGAAGTTTTGGGGTTCAGATGGCAGTGGCCACGGTCTCCTTTATACCATCATTTTTGATTTTCCTATTCTTTCAAAAGTATTTCACGGAAGGGATTTCCCTGTCCGGAATCAAGACTTAA
- a CDS encoding Gfo/Idh/MocA family protein: MSGEIRIGIVGLDTSHVVAFTQLLNDSDHEYHIPGGRVTMAYPGGSPDFELSISRVEGYKKTLQQDYGVQIVDSITEVAKHTDAILLESVDGRVHLEQFRQLAPFQKPVFIDKPLATTYKEACEICEMASQYNVPLMSSSALRFAQGLTNVLKEKSKGNVIGADCYGPMTLEPTQPGLFWYGIHSVEMLFAVLGHSCVKVQAIANQDHDLVIGEWEDGRIGTVRGNRMGNRQFGAMIHFEQGSQWVDISADVKPYYASLLEKIMQMFTSRNPIIEIKETLQIIRFIEAANQSRQSRFPVVLS, translated from the coding sequence ATGTCAGGGGAGATTAGAATCGGAATTGTTGGTTTGGATACTTCCCATGTAGTCGCTTTTACACAGTTGCTCAACGATTCTGACCATGAATATCACATTCCCGGTGGACGCGTCACAATGGCTTACCCGGGAGGCTCTCCCGATTTTGAATTGAGTATTTCGAGAGTAGAAGGATATAAAAAAACTTTACAGCAAGACTACGGTGTACAAATCGTTGATTCTATTACAGAAGTAGCCAAACACACAGATGCAATCCTGTTGGAATCTGTTGATGGGAGAGTACATTTGGAACAGTTTCGTCAGCTGGCACCATTCCAAAAACCAGTGTTCATTGACAAACCTCTGGCCACTACATATAAAGAGGCATGCGAAATTTGTGAAATGGCTTCCCAATACAATGTTCCGCTGATGAGTTCGTCTGCTCTGCGTTTTGCACAGGGGTTGACAAACGTTCTTAAGGAAAAGAGTAAAGGGAACGTGATCGGGGCAGATTGTTATGGTCCGATGACACTTGAACCGACACAACCCGGTTTGTTCTGGTACGGTATTCACAGTGTTGAAATGCTTTTTGCAGTACTGGGCCATTCGTGTGTCAAAGTGCAGGCCATCGCCAATCAAGACCATGACCTTGTCATTGGTGAGTGGGAGGACGGCCGTATCGGAACGGTGCGGGGAAACAGGATGGGAAACAGGCAATTCGGAGCGATGATTCATTTTGAACAGGGAAGCCAATGGGTAGATATCTCTGCCGATGTAAAACCTTATTACGCCAGTTTATTGGAAAAAATTATGCAGATGTTTACTTCCCGAAATCCTATTATCGAAATAAAAGAGACTTTACAGATTATTCGGTTTATAGAAGCAGCCAATCAAAGTCGCCAGTCGCGTTTCCCTGTAGTTTTATCATAA
- a CDS encoding zinc-dependent alcohol dehydrogenase: MKVVTSLDGEIKIMDLPPPVIKDNHVIVKTEYSAVSPGTELMLLRKKHQVPMPLGYSASGLVIETGRNVDHVRIGERVACYGGPYVKHAEYLLVPKNLVVSVPDGVDMKEASMIGLGAIAIHALRQAGLKFGESVVVVGLGILGQLIAQIAHCAAFKVIGYDLLEERCQKLKDCGIDAVGQTLEEVQELVNIKTQHMGVDSVLLCTNGNSEGLIDHALTWIRDRGNVVIVGDLKPVFSRTQMFRKEAEILISRAAGPGRYDPDYETKGFDYPPSFVRWSEGRNMQEYIRLLAEKRINVASLVTHTVSINQLSHIYRSLMDQPQNMLGVLIDFGLTH; encoded by the coding sequence ATGAAGGTAGTAACCAGTCTCGACGGTGAGATTAAAATCATGGACCTCCCTCCCCCGGTGATTAAAGATAACCATGTCATTGTTAAAACGGAATATTCTGCCGTAAGTCCAGGGACTGAATTAATGTTGCTCAGAAAAAAACATCAAGTACCCATGCCGCTTGGTTATAGTGCCAGCGGCCTGGTCATTGAGACTGGCAGGAATGTTGATCATGTCCGGATCGGGGAAAGAGTGGCCTGTTACGGTGGACCTTATGTCAAGCACGCTGAATATCTGCTCGTTCCTAAGAACCTTGTCGTGTCTGTACCGGATGGAGTTGATATGAAAGAGGCCTCGATGATCGGACTGGGGGCCATTGCCATTCATGCATTACGGCAGGCCGGGCTCAAGTTTGGTGAATCAGTAGTAGTCGTTGGCTTGGGTATATTGGGGCAGCTCATCGCCCAGATTGCGCATTGTGCGGCCTTTAAAGTCATCGGCTATGATCTTTTGGAAGAACGTTGTCAAAAGCTTAAAGACTGCGGTATAGATGCAGTAGGCCAGACCCTTGAAGAAGTACAAGAGCTGGTAAACATAAAAACCCAGCATATGGGGGTTGACAGCGTCCTGTTATGTACGAATGGAAACAGCGAAGGTTTGATAGACCATGCTCTGACTTGGATCCGTGACCGGGGAAATGTGGTCATTGTCGGTGACCTCAAACCAGTATTCTCACGCACACAAATGTTTCGTAAAGAAGCGGAGATTCTCATCTCCAGGGCAGCCGGTCCCGGACGCTATGATCCGGACTATGAGACAAAGGGTTTTGATTATCCACCTTCTTTCGTGCGCTGGTCAGAAGGAAGGAACATGCAAGAATATATACGTCTGTTGGCCGAAAAGCGGATCAATGTGGCATCTCTGGTTACCCATACCGTGTCTATCAATCAATTATCCCATATCTACCGTTCCCTGATGGATCAACCTCAAAACATGCTCGGGGTGCTCATAGACTTTGGGTTAACCCATTAA
- a CDS encoding Gfo/Idh/MocA family protein, producing MSTKLKFGLVGTGVIAPLHAKAIAQSSQAELVAVADINKEKAEAFAKEYKVARVYRDYTDMFRLEDLDVVSVCTPSGLHAEVTIAAAESGIHVLCEKPLEINAEKMTKMIEACRRHKVKLGCVFQRRTLPAARLTRQAIQEGKLGKLVLGDAYLKYFRSKEYYQSADWRGTWAFDGGGALMNQGVHGIDLIQWMVGEVESVTAYTGTLVRDIEVEDTAVALVKYKNGAYGVIQGTTSVYPGQETRFEIHGENGTIVFGDSGIKQWSFRHGEEEIPSVERDISAKSDPRKLSQSGHYIIVEDMIQAVKYDREPMIPGEEARKAVDLILAIYESARSGKEVKVFT from the coding sequence ATGTCAACCAAACTTAAGTTTGGCCTTGTTGGTACCGGGGTAATAGCCCCACTTCATGCTAAAGCTATTGCTCAAAGTTCTCAGGCAGAGTTGGTAGCTGTAGCTGACATTAACAAAGAAAAAGCGGAGGCTTTTGCCAAAGAATATAAAGTGGCAAGGGTTTATAGGGATTATACGGACATGTTCAGACTGGAAGATCTGGATGTAGTATCCGTTTGTACGCCTAGCGGGTTGCATGCGGAGGTGACCATTGCTGCAGCAGAGTCGGGTATTCATGTCTTATGTGAAAAGCCTCTGGAAATTAATGCCGAGAAAATGACCAAAATGATTGAAGCGTGTCGGCGTCACAAAGTAAAACTGGGATGTGTATTTCAACGCCGGACACTTCCAGCCGCCAGGCTGACTCGTCAGGCCATACAGGAAGGAAAACTAGGCAAACTGGTATTGGGAGATGCTTATCTGAAGTATTTCCGTAGCAAAGAATACTACCAGAGTGCAGATTGGAGGGGAACATGGGCATTTGATGGAGGTGGTGCACTTATGAACCAGGGAGTTCACGGAATCGACCTGATACAATGGATGGTCGGTGAAGTAGAGTCCGTGACTGCATATACCGGCACACTAGTGAGAGACATAGAAGTAGAAGATACCGCGGTTGCACTCGTGAAATACAAGAACGGGGCCTATGGTGTTATCCAGGGCACAACGTCGGTCTATCCCGGCCAGGAAACACGTTTTGAAATCCATGGTGAAAACGGCACCATCGTTTTTGGGGACAGCGGTATCAAGCAATGGTCATTCCGTCATGGGGAGGAAGAGATTCCTTCTGTTGAGAGGGATATTAGCGCTAAAAGTGACCCGCGTAAGCTTTCCCAATCCGGCCATTACATCATTGTGGAGGATATGATCCAGGCCGTTAAATATGATCGGGAACCGATGATCCCGGGGGAAGAAGCACGTAAAGCTGTTGATTTAATACTGGCCATCTATGAATCTGCACGTTCCGGCAAAGAGGTTAAAGTATTTACTTGA
- a CDS encoding glucosamine-6-phosphate deaminase, translating to MRKSMTAVIQKRIDLLTVNVYANRQEMGEDAARDVAGKMKQMIAEKGRVRMVFAAAPSQNEFLAALSGEDGIDWQSVTVFHMDEYIGLPQGAPQSFARFLRQKLFDLVSPGRVHLIDTSAPPEKECERYSRLLKEDDIDIVCFGIGENGHLAFNDPPVADFEDPQVMKVVTLDQVCRQQQVNDGCFDRLEDVPYKALTLTIPTLLDGKNLYCIVPGKRKQEAVQKTLYGEISTSCPASILRRHPNCTLYLDFDSFGGSRNGFQS from the coding sequence ATGCGAAAGAGTATGACAGCAGTTATACAAAAACGTATCGATCTATTGACTGTGAACGTTTATGCGAATCGACAAGAGATGGGAGAGGATGCCGCCCGTGATGTTGCCGGAAAAATGAAGCAAATGATTGCCGAAAAAGGGAGAGTACGCATGGTTTTTGCCGCAGCTCCTTCTCAAAATGAATTTTTAGCAGCCTTATCCGGTGAGGACGGTATTGATTGGCAGAGCGTAACCGTATTTCACATGGATGAGTATATCGGTTTGCCGCAGGGTGCTCCACAAAGTTTCGCTCGTTTTTTACGTCAAAAGCTGTTTGATTTGGTCAGCCCGGGAAGAGTACACCTTATAGATACCAGCGCACCTCCTGAAAAAGAATGTGAGCGTTACTCCCGTTTGCTGAAGGAAGATGACATTGACATTGTCTGTTTTGGGATAGGGGAAAACGGTCATCTTGCCTTTAATGACCCGCCGGTTGCAGATTTTGAAGATCCACAGGTGATGAAAGTTGTCACCCTGGATCAAGTCTGCAGGCAGCAACAAGTGAACGACGGGTGTTTTGACCGGTTGGAAGATGTACCATACAAAGCTTTGACCCTAACCATTCCGACATTATTAGATGGTAAAAATCTGTATTGCATCGTACCCGGAAAAAGAAAACAGGAGGCCGTCCAAAAAACATTATACGGCGAAATTTCTACCAGTTGTCCGGCTTCCATTCTTAGAAGACATCCCAATTGTACGTTATATCTGGATTTTGATTCATTTGGGGGGAGCAGAAATGGCTTCCAGTCATGA
- a CDS encoding extracellular solute-binding protein has product MSRMSRSTFQARMNAFVEELRNEIITGKRAPGEFLPSELELSKQFRLSKNSVRKGLDILLAEGLITKKPRVGTIVSQPSVKQITTITFGYHPSVEKEAQLEQLISDFEAAYPNIRVQTVSSMPYYGNYHQTVAAYMENKLLDVVTVNYTNYRDLIDHNVIDLLEEVTAHEETYPFLNDTFTHNGKQYVQPLIFSPVILCYNKKHFREAGLMEPDSSWTWEKVIQASSILMKQHGNKRIGFYFHPLSLNRWPVFLLQSGHAFETDDKGRIKICNTPVVKSIEVYKELLQSQIIKANYLSETDADAEKLFAMEKVSMIMTTYFSLNHLQDVSFDYDIAPLPYLYEPSTLLLVIGLGINKYSAHKEAAKTFVNYMISRQTQLKIKQNTLSIPANKIAAESTQSNVYRPFRYYLFREIFPTFRKYTDLNVGTKDLEIIRSELQLYLAGMEDINDICQKLEDLFRSPSVSLIKVKS; this is encoded by the coding sequence ATGTCTAGAATGAGCCGTTCTACCTTTCAGGCCAGAATGAATGCATTTGTTGAAGAATTGCGAAACGAAATTATTACCGGCAAGCGGGCTCCCGGTGAGTTTCTGCCTTCTGAGCTTGAACTGTCAAAACAATTCAGGCTGAGTAAAAATTCTGTTAGAAAAGGGTTGGATATCCTCTTGGCAGAAGGTCTTATCACCAAAAAACCGCGTGTGGGAACCATTGTCAGTCAGCCTTCTGTCAAACAAATAACTACTATTACATTTGGTTATCACCCTTCAGTTGAAAAAGAAGCTCAATTAGAACAATTAATTTCTGATTTTGAAGCTGCATACCCGAACATTCGTGTGCAAACAGTCTCATCCATGCCATACTATGGCAACTATCACCAAACGGTAGCTGCATATATGGAAAATAAACTCTTGGATGTCGTTACCGTGAATTACACCAATTATCGCGACCTCATTGACCACAATGTCATAGATCTGTTGGAAGAAGTAACAGCCCACGAAGAGACATATCCATTTTTGAACGATACATTTACCCACAATGGAAAACAGTATGTGCAGCCATTAATTTTTTCTCCAGTCATTCTTTGTTACAATAAAAAGCATTTTCGAGAAGCTGGATTAATGGAACCGGACAGCAGCTGGACATGGGAGAAGGTTATACAGGCTTCATCCATCTTGATGAAACAACATGGAAATAAACGCATCGGCTTCTATTTTCACCCCTTGTCTCTCAACCGTTGGCCTGTGTTCTTACTACAGAGCGGACATGCATTTGAAACAGATGATAAGGGGCGTATCAAGATTTGCAATACTCCTGTCGTAAAAAGTATTGAGGTATACAAAGAGCTCCTTCAGTCACAAATCATTAAAGCCAATTATTTATCGGAGACGGACGCAGATGCAGAAAAGCTTTTCGCAATGGAGAAAGTCTCCATGATCATGACCACTTATTTCAGTTTAAACCACTTACAAGATGTCTCCTTTGACTATGACATCGCACCACTTCCTTATTTGTATGAACCCAGCACACTTTTGCTGGTCATCGGACTGGGCATCAACAAATATTCTGCTCACAAGGAAGCTGCCAAAACGTTTGTTAATTATATGATCAGCCGGCAAACCCAATTAAAGATCAAGCAGAACACCCTGAGTATTCCGGCTAACAAAATAGCAGCGGAGTCAACACAAAGCAATGTCTACCGTCCTTTCCGTTACTATCTGTTTCGTGAGATTTTCCCCACATTTAGAAAATACACGGATCTAAACGTGGGGACGAAAGATCTGGAGATTATCAGATCCGAACTACAGCTGTATCTGGCGGGGATGGAAGATATTAATGACATCTGCCAGAAGCTTGAAGATCTGTTTCGCAGCCCATCAGTTTCCCTCATAAAAGTTAAGTCTTGA
- a CDS encoding FIMAH domain-containing protein has product MVNKLKFLFTVAVIILLGTVIFFGTTDSDAPYAASEMIDLKNPGFEESLNADGTIPGWRVAYGSDDNFVVTDELSHSGDYSLKLMDESSERSAGLISDPVPVEAQKMYRASSYIYIQQGTLSLYLRFYDSEGRQLEQTSASIASPKEEWIKLEVSATAPEDAASAAILLYSNVVQISTAYFDDISLEMEEMNQDGEFINLGTQVRNVTNHYADFGIDENGRHVVYTGVVGDPAKLIKIDVETEQILKIFDLPGASGVRGVAVASDGSVYAGTYTNGHLYRYIPGSDGIEDLGKAVGETHIFNLEPGPNGEVYGGTYSATAGAKLFKYHPDSGFTDYGRILETERYVRTVVYDDKQNIFYLGIGSTPHIIKFNPETGEKKDILPDKYKEGYTFVDNITKVNDYLFAKLVQGNKTLVIDTKTDEVVNEIEKVDSFTVSPQSPYGEEVYYTLGAKLYKYDLNTHESKDLDLHVNGNPLKFKFLELQEEGPGYTLVALVRRGMMFKYNLETGHLKTIDLDLPGQPTDIWAMAKGPDGRIYTNGYLAGGLSYYDPLTGETHQYDGIGQIEKMDLFGDTFYLGGYPRAEIYAYDTTKPWVRDATAKEPNPRQLFSLYDLGQDRPMAVLAVEEENKVFLGTVPAYGQHQGALTIYNVETGDVRVEKNIIENQGVVSLAYKDGHVFGGTTIWGGLGDDPLESEAKFFIWDVEIEEKIYETTPVPGMKAITDLIVGPDGNIWGMAEGTLFIFDPEERKVVYSDEKFTLDYDRHVWRDAFLEIGRDGNVYGTIRGRFFKIDAQSKEVTVLKGSGASRIAQDDFGNFYFADGGDLWKYTHPDLQMTGFDALVIKTELYYKNGKLEKPLYAQLEKTLEQAKHHQKAGRLEQFEHRLMKFKEHLNKESMQKFISTSAKEDLNQEVDHLLQIGE; this is encoded by the coding sequence ATGGTCAATAAATTAAAATTCTTATTTACGGTTGCCGTTATCATTTTGCTGGGAACTGTTATTTTTTTCGGTACGACTGACTCTGATGCACCATACGCTGCCTCCGAAATGATAGATCTTAAAAACCCGGGATTTGAGGAATCACTGAATGCTGACGGCACCATTCCAGGCTGGCGAGTGGCTTATGGAAGTGACGATAATTTTGTAGTGACTGATGAGCTCAGTCACAGCGGAGATTACAGTTTAAAATTAATGGATGAAAGCAGTGAGCGGTCGGCAGGACTCATTAGCGACCCTGTTCCGGTTGAAGCGCAAAAGATGTACAGAGCATCTAGTTATATTTATATTCAGCAGGGGACTTTGAGTCTTTATCTTCGTTTTTATGACAGTGAGGGACGGCAATTGGAGCAAACGTCTGCCTCCATTGCTTCCCCCAAGGAAGAATGGATCAAACTTGAAGTATCGGCTACAGCTCCCGAGGATGCAGCATCGGCTGCTATTTTGCTTTACTCAAATGTGGTACAAATCTCTACGGCTTATTTTGATGACATCTCCTTGGAGATGGAAGAAATGAACCAGGATGGTGAGTTTATAAACCTGGGTACACAGGTCAGAAATGTAACCAATCACTACGCGGATTTTGGTATTGATGAAAACGGGCGCCATGTGGTCTATACCGGTGTGGTAGGAGACCCGGCTAAACTGATCAAAATTGACGTAGAAACGGAACAAATACTAAAAATATTCGATCTACCCGGGGCATCTGGGGTGAGAGGAGTTGCCGTAGCATCTGACGGTAGTGTATACGCAGGAACTTATACAAACGGACACCTGTATCGTTATATTCCAGGGTCGGATGGAATAGAGGATTTGGGGAAAGCGGTCGGGGAAACCCATATTTTTAACCTTGAACCTGGACCAAATGGCGAGGTTTACGGTGGAACATACAGTGCAACTGCGGGAGCGAAACTTTTCAAATATCATCCGGACAGCGGGTTCACCGATTATGGCCGCATCCTCGAAACAGAGAGATATGTCCGAACGGTGGTGTATGACGACAAGCAGAATATATTTTATTTGGGTATCGGATCCACACCGCATATTATTAAATTTAATCCCGAAACTGGAGAGAAGAAAGACATTTTACCAGACAAGTACAAAGAAGGTTATACTTTCGTGGACAATATCACCAAGGTGAATGATTATTTGTTTGCCAAGCTGGTACAAGGCAACAAAACGCTTGTGATCGATACCAAAACGGACGAAGTTGTCAATGAAATAGAAAAGGTTGACTCATTTACAGTTTCACCCCAATCTCCTTACGGAGAAGAAGTGTATTATACATTGGGTGCAAAGCTGTACAAATATGATCTCAACACACATGAAAGTAAAGATTTGGATCTCCATGTTAACGGCAACCCGCTTAAATTTAAATTTCTTGAACTGCAAGAGGAAGGACCGGGTTATACACTTGTCGCTCTCGTCCGCAGAGGAATGATGTTTAAATATAATTTAGAGACTGGTCATCTGAAAACTATTGATCTTGATCTGCCGGGCCAACCCACTGATATTTGGGCCATGGCCAAGGGACCCGACGGACGGATTTACACCAACGGATATCTCGCCGGAGGCCTTAGTTATTATGATCCTCTGACCGGAGAAACACACCAGTATGACGGCATTGGTCAGATAGAAAAAATGGACCTTTTTGGCGACACCTTCTATCTAGGGGGCTACCCGCGAGCGGAAATATATGCTTACGATACGACCAAACCGTGGGTGCGCGATGCAACGGCAAAGGAGCCCAATCCGAGACAATTGTTTAGTCTTTATGATTTGGGGCAGGACCGTCCGATGGCTGTACTGGCCGTTGAGGAAGAAAACAAAGTATTTTTGGGCACCGTTCCTGCCTACGGTCAACATCAGGGTGCCTTGACCATCTATAATGTCGAAACAGGGGATGTCCGAGTGGAGAAAAACATCATAGAGAATCAAGGGGTTGTTTCCCTGGCTTATAAAGATGGTCATGTCTTCGGTGGAACAACCATCTGGGGAGGATTGGGAGATGATCCCCTAGAAAGCGAAGCAAAATTTTTCATCTGGGACGTAGAAATAGAAGAAAAAATATATGAAACAACGCCTGTTCCTGGAATGAAGGCTATTACTGACTTAATTGTCGGCCCAGATGGAAACATTTGGGGTATGGCAGAAGGGACCTTGTTTATCTTCGATCCAGAAGAACGAAAGGTCGTTTACAGTGACGAAAAGTTCACTCTGGATTACGATCGCCATGTCTGGAGAGATGCCTTTCTGGAGATTGGCCGTGACGGAAATGTATATGGGACTATCCGTGGCAGATTTTTCAAAATTGATGCACAAAGTAAAGAGGTGACAGTTCTAAAAGGAAGTGGAGCGTCCAGAATTGCACAGGATGACTTTGGAAACTTTTATTTTGCTGACGGGGGTGACTTGTGGAAATATACTCACCCGGATTTACAGATGACGGGCTTTGATGCGCTGGTAATCAAAACAGAATTATACTACAAAAACGGAAAATTGGAAAAGCCACTATACGCCCAGTTGGAGAAAACACTTGAGCAAGCTAAGCATCATCAGAAAGCGGGGAGATTAGAGCAGTTTGAACATCGCTTAATGAAGTTCAAAGAGCACCTCAATAAAGAATCGATGCAGAAGTTTATTTCCACCTCTGCCAAAGAAGATTTGAATCAAGAAGTGGATCATTTACTTCAAATAGGGGAGTAG
- a CDS encoding N-acetylglucosamine-6-phosphate deacetylase, producing the protein MASSHEGCVIEGLHYGTKKKISIHVRKGKIHQIECKGPAEADERTPMPLIGPGLVDLQINGYRQFDFNTVPLSMERMMNFTRSLWREGVTSYCPTIITNSNEAIEEALKVILASCTRDPVMDQAIQGIHLEGPFISPEDGPRGAHPRKHVKAPDWQLFLRWQNIAQGRIKIITLSPEWENAPDFISNCVQYGVKVAIGHTAATPEQIRYAVAAGATMSTHLGNGAHVKLSRHPNYIWEQLAQDDLWCTLIADGFHLPDSVLKVMLRVKGTKAILVSDSVSLSGMPPGVYETHVGGKVVLTPEGKLHLVHDPNLLAGSVQMLLKGMEHMVRLGLVSLKEAWEMCSVRPFQFLNPSGIYGLKIGAPADIILLEEEKGTYRVVKTYKNGELVYEHPSTGENKERIVISFREEVTYEGSNQSRR; encoded by the coding sequence ATGGCTTCCAGTCATGAAGGATGTGTGATAGAAGGTCTGCATTATGGGACGAAGAAGAAAATTTCCATACATGTCAGAAAGGGAAAAATTCACCAAATTGAGTGCAAAGGACCTGCGGAAGCCGACGAGAGAACTCCTATGCCTTTGATTGGACCTGGTTTGGTCGATCTGCAAATCAATGGTTACCGGCAATTTGATTTCAACACTGTTCCATTGTCAATGGAACGGATGATGAACTTCACCAGATCATTATGGAGAGAAGGTGTCACTTCCTACTGCCCCACAATCATTACGAACAGCAATGAGGCCATTGAAGAAGCACTCAAAGTCATTCTAGCTTCATGCACCAGAGATCCGGTCATGGACCAGGCTATTCAGGGCATTCATTTAGAGGGGCCATTTATATCCCCAGAAGACGGCCCAAGAGGGGCACATCCCCGAAAACACGTCAAGGCTCCGGATTGGCAACTTTTCCTACGTTGGCAAAACATTGCCCAAGGGCGTATAAAAATCATTACCTTATCTCCGGAGTGGGAAAATGCCCCGGATTTTATCAGCAACTGTGTTCAATATGGGGTGAAAGTTGCCATCGGACATACGGCTGCTACACCTGAACAGATTCGTTATGCTGTTGCAGCTGGTGCGACTATGTCAACTCACCTCGGAAACGGTGCTCATGTAAAGTTATCTCGTCATCCGAACTATATCTGGGAACAACTGGCTCAAGATGACCTTTGGTGTACTTTGATTGCTGACGGATTTCACTTACCTGACTCGGTTTTGAAAGTAATGCTGAGGGTGAAAGGCACAAAAGCCATTCTGGTAAGTGACTCAGTATCGTTAAGCGGAATGCCTCCAGGGGTGTATGAAACCCATGTGGGTGGAAAAGTGGTATTGACCCCTGAGGGGAAGTTACATCTTGTTCATGACCCAAATTTATTGGCCGGCTCTGTTCAAATGCTCCTAAAGGGAATGGAACATATGGTGCGCCTTGGATTGGTTTCACTCAAGGAAGCCTGGGAGATGTGTTCTGTCCGGCCCTTCCAGTTTTTGAACCCTTCAGGCATTTACGGTTTGAAAATAGGAGCACCTGCGGACATTATCTTACTGGAAGAAGAAAAAGGAACTTATCGAGTGGTCAAAACCTATAAAAACGGAGAATTGGTTTACGAACATCCTTCTACTGGTGAAAATAAGGAGCGCATTGTTATTTCATTCAGAGAGGAGGTCACTTATGAAGGTAGTAACCAGTCTCGACGGTGA
- a CDS encoding sugar phosphate isomerase/epimerase family protein, with amino-acid sequence MKRPFPLGIISDEVSQDLQEVIQFARKFDLDALELRSVNDKVIHQLTHEEIDRIDQQVKAAGLRICALSTPLFKCELSEKEVGEHLEMLHRIAEIAQHLQARIIRGFSFWSRKEVDWSRAFDRIIRHFERVVPVLEKYGLIMALEFDPAVYAHNARKVRKIIDSIDSPHIQGLYDPGNDIWDPEGEIPFPDGYEHLANKICHIHLKDAVKSPEGVQAVAIGKGEVDYRGLFKRLQADRYKGYLVVETHYRLKSKLTEEQLKRPSGNSFSEGGYEASTECVQSLDQLLAEVV; translated from the coding sequence ATGAAACGGCCATTTCCGCTAGGGATAATTTCCGATGAAGTATCGCAAGATTTGCAAGAGGTTATTCAGTTTGCCCGAAAATTTGACCTTGATGCGCTTGAATTAAGGTCGGTCAATGATAAGGTCATTCATCAGTTGACCCACGAGGAGATTGATAGGATTGACCAACAGGTGAAGGCGGCTGGACTGCGTATTTGTGCACTATCTACCCCTCTGTTCAAATGTGAACTGAGTGAAAAGGAAGTAGGGGAACATCTGGAGATGTTACACCGTATAGCTGAAATTGCCCAACATTTGCAAGCCCGGATCATTAGAGGATTTAGTTTCTGGTCTCGGAAGGAAGTGGATTGGTCCAGGGCATTTGACAGGATTATCAGGCACTTTGAACGGGTCGTGCCTGTTCTTGAAAAATATGGTTTGATTATGGCTTTAGAATTTGATCCAGCTGTCTATGCCCACAATGCCCGTAAAGTGAGAAAGATCATCGATTCCATAGATTCTCCGCACATACAGGGACTATATGATCCGGGAAATGATATTTGGGATCCGGAGGGGGAAATTCCCTTCCCGGACGGGTATGAGCATCTAGCAAACAAGATTTGCCACATTCATTTGAAAGATGCCGTCAAATCTCCAGAAGGAGTTCAAGCGGTGGCAATCGGAAAGGGTGAGGTTGATTATCGCGGGTTGTTTAAACGTCTCCAAGCTGATCGGTATAAGGGGTATCTTGTCGTAGAAACGCATTACCGCTTGAAGTCCAAGTTAACCGAAGAACAGCTTAAGCGGCCTTCAGGAAACAGCTTTTCCGAGGGTGGTTATGAAGCTTCTACAGAGTGCGTACAAAGTTTGGATCAACTTTTAGCCGAAGTGGTATAG